The Methylophilus sp. TWE2 region TGCAGGTGGCGCGGTTGCCCCTATGGATGCAGAGGGCGTGCAAAATATTCTGACAAACCCGGCATATGGCTATCAATACAAGCGAATTGCCTCACAACAATCAGAAGGGTTTAGCGACCCGACCATAGGCGTACTATGGCGGGCCTACAAGGCGCCAGATCAGAGCCTGATTGTGGGCTTAGGCTGGCGCGTCGGCCTAGCCAGAAAAGACGACCCGGATAACTTGCTGGATACGCCACCTGGTGATGGTAGCAACGACATCCGCACCCGTATTGAATATTTCAAAAACATAGGCAGCCATTTTGACTTGCGCTTACTGGCCGATTACAACTGGCAAACCCGCGACAAAGCCAATATGCGTGTTGTCTCGCCAGGGCAGTTATTGGCACCAGCCAGTAGCAAACAAAGACTACAGCGCGACCTGGGCGACTTTTATGAAACCGATGTTGAACTGGGCTATCGCTGGTCAAACTGGCGCTGTGCAGCCACCTGGCACCGTTATGAAAAGCAGTCTGACAGCTACCACTCTGAGTTAGGCACTGACACCAGTGGCCTGGAAACGAATACCTATACCCGCGCAGACCAATACCGGCTCAGCGCGACCTGGAGCGGCATCCAGGCCTGGCAACAAGGCAAATTACCGCTGCCGCTCATTGTCAGGCTCGAAATGCAGGATACTTTTTCCGGGCGCAACTTTGTCGATGTGCGCGACATTTACCTGCAAGTGACGGCCTTGTTTAGATGAACTTTTCCGCGCATACCCCCTTAAAACCATTGCGTGATAGTTGCATTTTTTTGTGGCTGCTGCTCGTCTCCCTGAGCACATTTGCAACCCCGGCGGTGACCAGCAACAGTCTAGTCTCCATGACACAAGCAGAGTTTGTCCAGAGTGCCGTTCCCCAGCCCCCGGGTGACCAGGCTGACTGGCAACCTGCCAGCCTGCCGGATATATGGAAAATCACTCATCCGACTACAGAGGGCATAGGCTGGTACCGCTTTCATTTTGATTACCCGACACTCAGCCAGAAGGCTTTGTATGGACTCTATCTTTCCAGGCTCAGCCTGAATGCTGAAGTGTTTCTTAATGGTGAGAAGATAGGCTCTGGCGGTGCGTTTGAAGAACCCGTAGCCAGACACTGGAACCGCCCATTGCTATTTGCCATTCCACCCCATCTGCTTAAGCCCCGTGACAACCTGTTACTCGTAAGAGTCATTGCTCCTCCACACTCTCAAGGCATGCTCGCTCCGCCGCAAATAGACACCTTGGAGGATCTGCAGCCGCGCTTTGAAGAAGCGAGATTTATCCGCATCACGTTGAACCAGACGTCCAGTTTGTTGATTGTTGGCATCGGGCTGCTCATGCTGAGCCTGTGGTGGCGCAGAAAACAGGATACCGCGTATGGCCTGTTTGGACTGGCGGCCTTTGTCTGGGCCTTGCAATCCCTCAACTTTTACATCATCACCGCGCCCTTGCCGACTCCGCAATGGGAGCTGTTTGTGAATGCAAGTTTTCAGGCGATTGCCACATTGTGGCTGATCTCTTTGCTGGATTTTGTCGGCATTCGGCTCAAACGCTTTAACCAGCTGTTATGGGGCATCCTCATCCTCTCCCCCTTGACCCTGCTGCTTACCCCGGCTGTCCACTTTACCGACGTGACAGATTTCTGGCATCTGGTGACGATGACAGTGGTGATTGCTGGGCTGATCTTGCTAGCCAAAGAAGGATTTATGCATGGGAACAAAGATGCCCGAGTACTGTTAATGACCTTGAGCATTATTCTGCTGTTTGCCTTTCATGACTGGCTGATACACACCAACATAGCAGGCCTGAACCGACTGGTCAGCGGTGAAGAATACCTGATGCAGTTTTCGGCCCCCATGCTTTTTTTGATTGTCGGGCTCATGATGACTTCACGGTATGTGGGCGCCCTCAATGATTACGAGCAACTGAATCAGCAACTCGAACAACGCGTGGTTTCCAAGCATGAAGAGCTCAATCAAAACTTTCAGCAGTTGCAGTCTATCCTCAAGGAGCAGGCTTCACTGGAGGAGCGCGAACGGATTTATCAGGACCTGCACGACGACTTGGGGGCCAAACTGTTGACCCTGGTATACCGCGCACAAGATAGCAACAATGCCGAACTGGCCAGGTCTGCCCTGCAAGACCTGCGCGATGTGGTTTCACGGGCGGGGACAGAGCATATTCCATTGACGGATGCCATGGCCGACTATCGCATCGAGTGCGAAAAACGCTTGAGTGATGTGAATATCCAGCTGGCTTGGCAGATTGAGATGAAGGCAGACCACCTGCTCCTGACCCAACCGCAAGTCCTCAACCTGGGCCGCATTATCCGCGAGGCGGTTTCGAATGTGATCCGCCATGCACAGGCAAGCCAAGTCACGGTCAATCTGAGCAGTCACGAAAACCTCCTGTCATTGACCGTAAGTGACAATGGCATCGGCCTGCCCGCCGAGTCTGCTAGAACCAAAGGCCGCGGCTTAAACAACATTCAAAAACGCGCGACCTTGCTGGGCGGTGAGGTGCACTTTGCGGCCCTACCTACAGGCGGACTCAAGCTCTGCCTGCAATTGCCTTTGCACGTATTTGCGCAGGCAACCCATTGATGCCCCCCCTATACAGGGGGTGCAAGCAGCATGGCAAATTCTCTAGGATGATTGCTCCAATCATCAGGAGGAGAGAGACATGCACAAATTAACAATCATGACCACACTCAGTGGCTGTTTACTTGCCAGTGCCAATATGGCTCATGCCATGAGTAGTACCGCTATCTTCTGGGGACCGACGCCCTACCTATCCTCTAATGACATCCCAGTTGGCTTTTATCTGGGAGGGACCCCGCTACTGTTAGACAATTTGGAAGATGGCTCACTGGATGCATCTATCAGTGCCAGTGACGGTTCAGTCTATGGACCTACCGGGATTGCCGATTCGGTAGATGCCGATGATGGCGACATTGATGGCTTTGGCACCGCAGGACGTAGCTGGTTTTCAGGCACTGTGACATTTACTTACACAGGCAGTGGCCCTCTGCCGACAGCCTTTGGCGTGGTTTGGACCGATGGCTCTGGCACCATTACATTCAGCGCAACGGATGCACTGGGCCAATCACTAGGCTCACAGTCTTTTACGGGCATTCCTGATAACACCTTTGGGGGCACCACCGGCGATGACCGCTTCTTTGGTGTGCAATTTGCAGGTGGCATCAAATCGATCACCATAGGCACCGGGGGCGGCATTGAAGTGGATCATATCCAGTATGGTCAAATGGTGAGCAGTGTGCCACAGCCCACCTCGGCGCTCATGCTCAGTCTGGGCTTGCTGGGCTTGGCTGGATACAGGCGCACGCGCAAATCCACTACAGAATAAAGGCGCGGTCACGCGCCAAAATCCTAGTAAAAAAATAAAAACGACTGTTTCACCCTTTGAGTAGCTGTGATGGCACCCCCTGAACTGGGGGTGCCTTTTTTCGGATGATTGCACTAGTCTAGGGACATTCTTAATATCGCGCCCAACCAGGGCAAAGGGTTTGTCATGTTGACCATGCAACGCTACACTCAACCATCTGCCGCCATGATTCTATTGATGGCATGCCTTCCTCTGCAGGCCAGCGCCTCAGAAATCGCCACCAACATGCGGTTATCCTTTAACGAGATTGCCATCATGAACAGAACCACCTCGGTGTCTGTCGATGGCGTGGATATCACCACTTACAGCAACCAGATTGACAAGCTGTTAACCTTGGACCCAAGTATTGCCAACACTCGATTTTTGAGCAGCAGGCTTGGCACGTTCAGTAGTGGCAACATGACGATTGATCTAAGAGGGAGTCAATTTATTTCACTAAACGACCCTGGGGTCTCAGTGTTGCCGGATACCCAACGCAACCTGACGCGGATAGAAGCGGGCGCCACATTGAGCGGTGGCCTGCTAAACACCCCGGAATCGCTCAATCTTGATGTCACATGGTTTTGCCGTGCAGCCGTACTTTCCTGCACCCGCGAGGAAGTCTATAGCCCTTTAAAATTAACCCCCACTCTTTCAAATCCAGCCAGCAATGCCGCTGCACTGCTGCAACCCATACGCTTGCAAGCCAGTGGCGCCACCACATTCACCGCAGATGGCGTCACCATTAATTATGCCGGGCTCTCTTTATCCGGCACACTCAATGTCAATGCCACCTTTACCGCCAAAACACGTAGCCAATATGTGGCAGATGCGCTTGCCGCCACTCCAGGGTCTGGTGGTGGGGACGCGGCCGCCCGCTGGCATGCTGCCGCGGCCGATATTCAATCCCTGCGCAATAGCGTACTGACGGATGTTGCAGTCGCCAATACGCTGAAAATCGTCCGCACGCCCGAGCTACAAGAAGCCCAAACAGTGCTCGCGGCCGCCAGAGACAGTGCCACCTTGCTCAATGCAGGCGCCACAGCCCCTACCATGTTCAACTCACCCTTCGATCTCATGCGTCAGCTATGGAATGTCACTGCAACCGTTGCCCCCACTCTAGGACGCTCAATGGCTGGCTTTAGCAGCGAAGACCTGACCAGTGACAATGCAGCCCTGTCCCTGGCGGCATTATCGCTGATTGCCAGCGGCAGCAATGAGCATGATTTTGCCTCGAAACTGGATCAAGCGCTTGGCGTGCCACTCACGACAAGTGCCGCCGCTCAACTGACGCTGGATGGCGCATTACTTGGGTTGAGTGACGCCATGCTCTCCATCTACTACCTCGGCAATAGCAGCAGCGGCATGGTAGAGCTCAACCTGCCAGATGCAGATCGCTATGCCTTGTTACGCAATGGATTATATGACCGCATCAGTTTGCTGGAGGGAAACAGCCTGACGGTGATTGGTGCCAGCGATTATGCCGGTTCAGAAGTGTTGCAAGGTGAGGAAGTGTATATCGGCGAAGTCTCAAGTGGTTTGCTAGAACTCAGCGGACAAAGCACTGCTTCGCGCTTGCAACTTAACAATATATACAGCAACCAGTTTTTGGTCGTCGCCAGCTGGGCGGTGACCCCAGTGCCAGAACCCAGCCAGGCCTGGTTACTCATGATGGGACTGCCACTGATATTAAGGCGTCGCCAACTTCATTAACATCACCCTGCCTGCTTGAGATTTAACCCCGCTTATCGCGGGGTTTTTAATTACCATTTTTGCATGCATTATATTTGCGTCAACGCAATACGCGGGCACCTATATTCCATTATTGTTTGCTCCCTTATTGTTCGTCACATGTCTATGAGGAGGCCTGCATGCAACCGATCACCATTTCACCGCCTGGCCGCAAGGTACCGGCGAACCAGTTCGCCCTGTTCAATCTAGGTTTCAGGCCTTTTTTCCTGCTGGCTGCCTGCTTTGCAGCGCTCTCAATTGGTCTCTGGGTATGGAAATATTTCACCCTATCTGCGCCAGCGTTAACCACCATTTCCGCATCGCAGTGGCATGCACACGAAATGCTATATGGCTTTGCTTTTGCGGTGATTGCCGGTTTTTTGCTCACGGCTGTCAAAAACTGGACCGGCCAGCAAACTTTGCATGGCCGCCCACTGATGGGGCTAGTTGCATGCTGGGCACTGGCGCGGGCCGTGATGCTGGCTGCCCCCGCTCTGGTCACATTAGCCGCGGTGTTTGATGCCCTATTCAACTTGTGGCTGCTCATCGCGGTTGCCAGGCCGATTATTCAGGTCAAACAATGGCGGCAACTCGGCGTGCTGTCAAAAGTCCTCTTGCTGACCGTTGGCAACCTGGCTTTTTATGCGCAAGCGTTGGGGTGGTCCACAACGAGTGCACACATCGCGCTGTGGATGGGGTTATTGCTGAATGTCAGCCTGATCATGGTGATCAGCCGCCGTATTTTTCCCATGTTTATCGAACGTGGCGTCAAAGAAGAAGTGACATTTAAAAACTCAATCTGGATTGATCGTCTGCTGATGGTGTGCCTAGCCGCATTATTAATCAACATACTGACTGTCAACAATCAAACACTTAACCTAGTGTTAGGGCTCACTATCAGCTTTAGCGCCGGTTTCAGGTTATGGCGCTGGCATACCCCCGGCATTTGGCAAGTGCCGCTGTTGTGGAGTTTTTATTGTGGGCTATGGCTGATTAATCTTGGTTTTTTACTCTATGCACTGAGTGTTACCGTGCCGGGCATTTCAGTCATTTTGGCGATCCATTGCTGGGCCATTGGCGGCATTGGCGTGATTACCCTGGCCATGATGGCCCGCGTGTCTCTTGGGCATACCGGCCGCAATATCCATACCCCACCGAGTAGCGTCATTTGGATATTTGGCCTGGTGATTTTTTCTGCCCTGAGTCGCGTATTATTGCCTATCGTATTACCCGAGTTTTACCGTTTATCCGTGATGTTGGCCGCCAGTGGCTGGATCGCGGCATTCTCACTGTTTGCCTTCATTTATTGGCCGATACTGAGCAAACCGCGCATTGATGGCACACCTGGATAAGAGTTACGCTTTGCACTTGCGCTAGGCTTTCCATTTAATCGAACAACCGATACTGGCAATCTGTTTTTGTGGGCCGCGACCTGTTTCGGCCACCAGCTTCATGGCGTTGAAGAGTTCACGCGTGCTTTCAGGGGCGGTTTCCTTGCGGCTTTCGTCAAAACGGCCGCGATATTGCAGTTCAAAGTCTTTGTTAAAACCAAAAAAGTCAGGCGTACACACGGCATCATAAGTTTTGGCGATTTGCTGTGTTTCGTCGAGCAGGTAAGGAAATGGAAATGCCATTTCCTGAGCCAATTTCTTCATATTTTCCGGGCTATCTTCCGGGTAGTCAGCCGAGTCGTTAGACATAATCGCCACCGTATTCACTCCCAGCGCCTGCAGTTCTTTTACGTCAGCAATCAAGCGCGGCAAAATCGCTTTCACATACGGGCAATGGTTACAAATAAACATCACCAGCAGGCCATTGGGCCCCATGCTGCTTTCAAGATCGACCAAGCGGCCATCTACATTGGGTAAATTGAATGCCGGGGCTTTCCAGCCAAAATCACATACGGGTGGGCTAATGCTTGCCATTAGAGTTGCTCCTACCATTGAATTCAAACCAGTATCGTACGTGATTAAGACGGCAAGGTGAATCTTGTGAGCGCCGTGCCAGCACAGAGGCATTTTGGTTACAATGCCTGTCATGAGTAATTTACGATTCCATAGCCCGGCTGCACTGACTGTCGGCCAGCCAGCACCTCTCAGTGACAACGCGATGACGCATGCCATCAAAGTCATGCGACTAAAAGTAGGCGATACGCTCACCTTGTTTTGTGGCGATGGTTTTGATTATCTGTGCGCGCTGACGCAGATCGAGAAAAAATCCGCCACAGTCGAGGTCCTCAACCGCACTCAAGTAAGCAATGAGTCGCCCCTGAACATCCGCCTGCTGCAAGGCATTTCCAGCGGTGACCGCATGGATTACACCATCCAAAAAGCAGTGGAACTGGGTGTGCACGACATTTTCCCTTTAAGCACCGAACGCTGCGTGACGAAACTAAGTGGCGACCGCGCTGAAAAACGCGTCGAACACTGGCAAGGCGTGGCGATCGCCGCCTGCGAGCAAAGCGGTCGTGCCATGATTCCGCTGGTACACGCACCACTCACGCTGGCACAATGGCTATCGCAACATGCCACCGCTGACAGCCTCAATCTGTTGCTCAATCCGGTAGGTGCGAAACGGTTAGCCAGCCTGAATAAACCAGCGCTTGCCATTCACCTGTTGATCGGCCCGGAAGGCGGCTTGAGCCCGGCTGAAATTGAACTTGCCTCACAACATCACTTTCAATCCATTGTGCTGGGCCCAAGAATTTTACGCACAGAAACAGCTGCACTGACCGCTATTGCCAGCATGCAAACCCTTTGGGGCGATTTTTAGCTAGTCATGTTTCCAGTCATGTTACAAATGGCGTTACTGATCACTGCCGGCATTGTCTGGCAGCGATTCGCCCCTGCCCATATTTCAGCCATCTCTCACAGACGCGCACTGACAGATATCGTTTTTTATATTCTGCTACCAGCACTTGTGATTGATGTCTTGTGGCAAGCACCGCTGGACGCGGATACCTTCAGCATCCAACTTACCGCAATTTCCAGGTTATCCGTAGCGGCATTACTGATGTGGCTATGCCTGCAAGTACTGAAAAGATTCTCTGATGTTCCCCGCGCGCAGCAGGGCGCCTTGATGCTGGCAGCGACATTTCCTAACGCCACTTATCTTGGCTTACCCGTGACCAGCGAAGTGCTGGGAGATTGGGCGCATGAGATGGTGCTCAAATTTGACCTGTTTGCCTGTACGCCCATTCTGCTATCACTGGGAATGCTGATGGCTCAGCACTACGGTGAAGCTGCCACCAAGAGCAATCCGCTTAAAGAGCTGATCCGCGTGCCGCCTTTGTGGGCATTGGTGATTGCCTGCGCATTGAATTTGCTGCATGTCCCTCAACCGGAAATGATTGCACATGCCCTGCATACGCTGGCCGGTGGCGTGATTCCGCTCATGCTGATTGCCCTAGGCATGAGCATCCGTTGGGATACTTTTAAACCTAGACTGATCCCACTGCTGTTGCCCGTGTGTGTGATTGGCTTATTGCTGGCCCCATTGGCTACAAAACAGGCTGCCCTTGCGCTAGGGCTGCAAGGACAGCAGCTGACTGCATGCGTCCTGCTCGCTGCCATGCCAACCATGGTCTTTGGTATTGTGATTTGTGAGCGCTATCGCCTCGATGGCGCGCTGTATGCCGCAGCCGTATTTATCAGCACGTTGCTCAGCATTGCCAGCCTGCCGCTGTGGTTTGTCATCCTGCAGCCATAAACACTCCCTATTATTTTCCCCTTAAACTCATGAAATCACGCATGTCATGTGAATTTTCATGAGGCATGCTGTCATACGTCATATGACGAGTAGTCAACAGGCCTGGCTGTTTTTAAGATAGCGGTAGAACAGTCACTCTTTCGTTTTGTGTATTTGGGATTATCAGAAG contains the following coding sequences:
- a CDS encoding thioredoxin family protein; this encodes MASISPPVCDFGWKAPAFNLPNVDGRLVDLESSMGPNGLLVMFICNHCPYVKAILPRLIADVKELQALGVNTVAIMSNDSADYPEDSPENMKKLAQEMAFPFPYLLDETQQIAKTYDAVCTPDFFGFNKDFELQYRGRFDESRKETAPESTRELFNAMKLVAETGRGPQKQIASIGCSIKWKA
- a CDS encoding 16S rRNA (uracil(1498)-N(3))-methyltransferase, with product MSNLRFHSPAALTVGQPAPLSDNAMTHAIKVMRLKVGDTLTLFCGDGFDYLCALTQIEKKSATVEVLNRTQVSNESPLNIRLLQGISSGDRMDYTIQKAVELGVHDIFPLSTERCVTKLSGDRAEKRVEHWQGVAIAACEQSGRAMIPLVHAPLTLAQWLSQHATADSLNLLLNPVGAKRLASLNKPALAIHLLIGPEGGLSPAEIELASQHHFQSIVLGPRILRTETAALTAIASMQTLWGDF
- a CDS encoding NnrS family protein, which encodes MQPITISPPGRKVPANQFALFNLGFRPFFLLAACFAALSIGLWVWKYFTLSAPALTTISASQWHAHEMLYGFAFAVIAGFLLTAVKNWTGQQTLHGRPLMGLVACWALARAVMLAAPALVTLAAVFDALFNLWLLIAVARPIIQVKQWRQLGVLSKVLLLTVGNLAFYAQALGWSTTSAHIALWMGLLLNVSLIMVISRRIFPMFIERGVKEEVTFKNSIWIDRLLMVCLAALLINILTVNNQTLNLVLGLTISFSAGFRLWRWHTPGIWQVPLLWSFYCGLWLINLGFLLYALSVTVPGISVILAIHCWAIGGIGVITLAMMARVSLGHTGRNIHTPPSSVIWIFGLVIFSALSRVLLPIVLPEFYRLSVMLAASGWIAAFSLFAFIYWPILSKPRIDGTPG
- a CDS encoding ATP-binding protein, translated to MTQAEFVQSAVPQPPGDQADWQPASLPDIWKITHPTTEGIGWYRFHFDYPTLSQKALYGLYLSRLSLNAEVFLNGEKIGSGGAFEEPVARHWNRPLLFAIPPHLLKPRDNLLLVRVIAPPHSQGMLAPPQIDTLEDLQPRFEEARFIRITLNQTSSLLIVGIGLLMLSLWWRRKQDTAYGLFGLAAFVWALQSLNFYIITAPLPTPQWELFVNASFQAIATLWLISLLDFVGIRLKRFNQLLWGILILSPLTLLLTPAVHFTDVTDFWHLVTMTVVIAGLILLAKEGFMHGNKDARVLLMTLSIILLFAFHDWLIHTNIAGLNRLVSGEEYLMQFSAPMLFLIVGLMMTSRYVGALNDYEQLNQQLEQRVVSKHEELNQNFQQLQSILKEQASLEERERIYQDLHDDLGAKLLTLVYRAQDSNNAELARSALQDLRDVVSRAGTEHIPLTDAMADYRIECEKRLSDVNIQLAWQIEMKADHLLLTQPQVLNLGRIIREAVSNVIRHAQASQVTVNLSSHENLLSLTVSDNGIGLPAESARTKGRGLNNIQKRATLLGGEVHFAALPTGGLKLCLQLPLHVFAQATH
- a CDS encoding PEP-CTERM domain protein — its product is MHKLTIMTTLSGCLLASANMAHAMSSTAIFWGPTPYLSSNDIPVGFYLGGTPLLLDNLEDGSLDASISASDGSVYGPTGIADSVDADDGDIDGFGTAGRSWFSGTVTFTYTGSGPLPTAFGVVWTDGSGTITFSATDALGQSLGSQSFTGIPDNTFGGTTGDDRFFGVQFAGGIKSITIGTGGGIEVDHIQYGQMVSSVPQPTSALMLSLGLLGLAGYRRTRKSTTE
- a CDS encoding AEC family transporter: MFPVMLQMALLITAGIVWQRFAPAHISAISHRRALTDIVFYILLPALVIDVLWQAPLDADTFSIQLTAISRLSVAALLMWLCLQVLKRFSDVPRAQQGALMLAATFPNATYLGLPVTSEVLGDWAHEMVLKFDLFACTPILLSLGMLMAQHYGEAATKSNPLKELIRVPPLWALVIACALNLLHVPQPEMIAHALHTLAGGVIPLMLIALGMSIRWDTFKPRLIPLLLPVCVIGLLLAPLATKQAALALGLQGQQLTACVLLAAMPTMVFGIVICERYRLDGALYAAAVFISTLLSIASLPLWFVILQP